CCATCTTGTCTTTCGATCAGGTGCATAAAGCCTTCTTGTGCGATGGAAGGCAGCTCCCCTCCTTTACTTTTTTTAAACCCAAAATGATAAGGCTGTCCGTCAACAGTCTGAGTAGCCCATGCGGGTTCCGCCGTAACTGCCAACATACCCGTTACTGCAATGCATAGCCACAAGGTAAATATTCGCTTCATCTATTTTCCTCCGCTTTCGTCCCGTTCGGGTAAGGTGTGTATGCTTCGACATATTTCATACCATCTGCAATATCGTACTGATTTATGCAAGGACATGCTTTGACCGAATGTAAAACTCATATTGACATGAATATTAAATCGAAGTAGTATACTTTATAAAACTCACTAGAATACTCGGATTTAATTCGATCGTTTATGCCGAAGAAAAGCATCAGCTCAGAATATCCTACATACTTGTAAGAACGGAAGGAGTTAGGACTCATGATTGAACTTAGGAATGTATCTAAAACCTACGTGAGAAAAGGCCTAAGTATTGAAGCGTTAAAAAATATAAATATCAAAGTGGATAAAGGGGACATCTTCGGATTTATCGGATTCAGTGGCGCAGGGAAAAGTACGCTAATCCGTCTGGTCAATCGTCTTGAGAAAGTAACCAGCGGAGAGGTTCTTGTTGAAGGGGAGCAGTTAAATACCTATTCGACCTCTGGACTGCGGAAGGTAAGGAAAAAGATTGGAATGATTTTTCAGCATTTTAATCTGCTGGAATCAAAAACGGTGTTCGACAACATTGCAATTCCGTTGGTGCTGCTTAAGCGCAACAAACGCGAAATAGAGGGGCGTGTGAAAGAGCTTTTGGCGTTCATAGGATTGTCGGACAAGGCGAACAGCTATCCCAACGAGCTTTCCGGCGGACAAAAGCAACGTGTCGGGATTGCACGGGCGCTTGCGAGCAACCCGTCCATTTTGCTCTGTGATGAGGCGACCTCGGCACTTGATCCGCAGACCACGCAGTCTATTCTCGACTTGCTTCGCAAAATCAACAAGGAATACAAGATCACCATATTGATCATTACCCATGAGATGTCGGTGATTCAGCGAATTTGCAACAAGGTTGCCGTAATGGAAAAAGGGGAAATCATCGAGCAGGGCAATGTCCTGGAGGTATTCGGACAGCCGCAGCACCCAACGACGCAGAGCTTTGTACGCACGGTCATTCACGATGCAGTACCCGAGAGTGTGCTACAAACGTTCGAACAGCAAGAATCACAGCGGATTTACAAGCTGGAATTTATAGGACAGGTTGCTTCTGATCCGGTGGTTCATGAATTAATTCGGCAGCATGATATCCATGTGAACATTTTGTTTGCCAATATGACGGAGATTCAAGAAACGACGATTGGCTATATGACAATCCAACTGCGTGGTGGGCAGCATTCCATTCAGCAGGCTGTTGATTTTATCAAGAGCAAAGGAGTCCACATTCAGGAGGTAGAGAGTCTATGATGATTACAGGAACCACGATAACCTGGGATCAACTGTGGGAAGCTTTGTATGAATCCGTGCTCATGGTCAGCATATCCTTATTCATTGGCGCCCTGATCGGTATCCCTATCGGTATTTTACTCGTCATCACACGCCCGGGCGGAATTCTGGAGAACAAATGGCTGCACAATATTTTGAATCCGATCATTAACATTGTTCGTTCCTTACCGTTTATTATCTTGCTGATTGCGATCATTCCGTTAACCCGTCTGATTGTGCATACATCCATTGGGACCAGCGCGGCAATTGTCCCCTTGATTATATATATTGCGCCATATATCGGAAGGCTGGTCGAAAACTCGCTGTTGGAGGTGAATCCGGGGATATTGGAGGCAGCAGATGCGATGGGGGCGACCCCGTTCCAGGTCATTCGATACTTTTTGCTTCCTGAGGCATTCAGTTCTCTGATTTTGTCGTTAACGACAGCAGCCATTGGTCTGATTGGTGCTACTGCTATGGCTGGTGCGGTCGGCGGAGGCGGAATTGGCGATCTGGCGATCGCATATGGCTATCAACGTTTTGATACGCTGGTTATGCTGATTACCGTCATCATTCTAGTCTTGTTTGTACAAGGTGTTCAGTCCTTGGGGAACCTATTGTCCCGTAAAGCACGCAGGGGTTAAATTAGATGTTTTTTTTCACCTATTGTCTGTTCATAGCTTGTAATTTTATAATCCATGCGTTCCAATACGTTGTTCATATCTTTCATTTTTGCAATGAGCTGCTTGCGCTGCTCTATTAGGAGTTCTTTTCTCGCATACATTTAATATATTCAACCCATCTGCAATCTTCTTCCGTGTAATCTCTGATGCCACTTTTATTACGGTTCACACGCGGAATAAGTCCGATGCGTTCATAATAGCGGAGTGTATCCTGAGATAGTTCGAATTTTTTGCTTACTTCTG
The Paenibacillus peoriae DNA segment above includes these coding regions:
- a CDS encoding methionine ABC transporter ATP-binding protein encodes the protein MIELRNVSKTYVRKGLSIEALKNINIKVDKGDIFGFIGFSGAGKSTLIRLVNRLEKVTSGEVLVEGEQLNTYSTSGLRKVRKKIGMIFQHFNLLESKTVFDNIAIPLVLLKRNKREIEGRVKELLAFIGLSDKANSYPNELSGGQKQRVGIARALASNPSILLCDEATSALDPQTTQSILDLLRKINKEYKITILIITHEMSVIQRICNKVAVMEKGEIIEQGNVLEVFGQPQHPTTQSFVRTVIHDAVPESVLQTFEQQESQRIYKLEFIGQVASDPVVHELIRQHDIHVNILFANMTEIQETTIGYMTIQLRGGQHSIQQAVDFIKSKGVHIQEVESL
- a CDS encoding methionine ABC transporter permease codes for the protein MMITGTTITWDQLWEALYESVLMVSISLFIGALIGIPIGILLVITRPGGILENKWLHNILNPIINIVRSLPFIILLIAIIPLTRLIVHTSIGTSAAIVPLIIYIAPYIGRLVENSLLEVNPGILEAADAMGATPFQVIRYFLLPEAFSSLILSLTTAAIGLIGATAMAGAVGGGGIGDLAIAYGYQRFDTLVMLITVIILVLFVQGVQSLGNLLSRKARRG